The Synchiropus splendidus isolate RoL2022-P1 chromosome 11, RoL_Sspl_1.0, whole genome shotgun sequence genome contains a region encoding:
- the gpr101 gene encoding probable G-protein coupled receptor 101, whose product MSSSKAPTLERNISSDPWLSSEDPSTANSVVKIVLISLIVCVSLFGNVVVLLVFQRKPQLLHVANRFVLNLLLADLLQTILVMPFAIAATAPCVWPLDARLCQVLIVLMHLFAFVGVNTIIVVSVDRYLAIIHPLSYPTRMTPHLGTNLIICTWVLGFLQSTPPLYGWGTIDFDSHHKVCSVVWSSSLSYSAVVSAFSFWLPVLIMLGCYWMVFRAARRQNALVHPVQTHSYSQDPQSQSALQQPQQAEEPCAARAYPLRAKHRRFHYHCKAARVVFVIMASYIFSMGPYSVLNMVSMCSPAVIPTWLSSLALVLFFLQCCLHPYIYGYMHRSVRKEFLALLCGLFCKQGGPRQSSAVESCFTATEGRSGLHSQPPAHRVFPLQTWEECTTTSSPTFERRSKGSRKDTASTSISSEKELTVHSKSDA is encoded by the coding sequence ATGTCCAGCTCCAAAGCCCCCACCTTGGAGAGGAACATCAGCTCGGACCCCTGGCTCAGCAGCGAGGATCCGTCCACCGCCAACAGTGTGGTGAAGATCGTGCTGATATCCCTCATCGTGTGCGTGTCCCTCTTTGGGAATGTTGTGGTGCTCCTGGTGTTTCAGAGGAAGCCCCAGCTGCTGCACGTGGCCAACCGTTTTGTCCTCAACCTCCTCCTGGCCGACCTCCTCCAGACCATCTTGGTGATGCCGTTCGCCATCGCCGCCACCGCGCCGTGCGTCTGGCCGCTGGACGCTCGCCTGTGCCAGGTCTTGATCGTGCTCATGcacctgtttgcttttgtggGCGTCAACACCATCATCGTGGTGTCGGTGGACCGCTACCTCGCCATCATCCACCCTCTGTCGTACCCCACACGCATGACGCCTCACCTAGGGACCAACCtgatcatctgcacctgggtgcTGGGCTTCCTGCAGAGCACCCCGCCGCTCTACGGCTGGGGGACCATTGACTTCGACAGCCATCACAAGGTCTGCTCAGTGGTGTGGTCGTCCAGTCTGTCCTACTCCGCCGTGGTGTCGGCCTTCTCCTTCTGGCTGCCGGTGCTCATCATGCTGGGCTGCTACTGGATGGTGTTCCGAGCGGCTCGCAGGCAGAACGCGCTTGTCCATCCCGTGCAGACGCACTCCTACTCCCAGGACCCGCAGAGCCAGAGCGCACTACAACAACCGCAGCAGGCCGAGGAGCCGTGCGCAGCTCGAGCGTACCCGCTTCGAGCCAAACACCGACGCTTCCACTACCACTGCAAGGCAGCTCGAGTCGTCTTCGTCATCATGGCGTCGTACATCTTCAGCATGGGTCCCTACAGCGTCCTCAACATGGTCTCCATGTGCAGCCCAGCGGTGATCCCcacctggctcagctctctggcGCTGGTCCTCTTTTTCCTGCAGTGCTGCCTCCACCCGTACATTTACGGCTACATGCATCGCAGTGTGAGAAAAGAGTTCCTGGCTCTCCTCTGTGGGCTTTTCTGCAAACAAGGAGGCCCGCGGCAGAGCTCGGCGGTGGAGAGCTGCTTCACCGCCACAGAGGGCCGGTCTGGATTACACAGCCAGCCGCCGGCTCATCGGGTGTTCCCGCTGCAGACTTGGGAAGAGTGCACCACAACTTCCTCCCCCACCTTTGAGAGGAGGTCCAAGGGCAGCCGCAAGGACACGGCGTCGACCAGCATCAGCTCTGAGAAGGAGCTCACGGTCCACAGCAAGTCTGATGCTTGA